The proteins below are encoded in one region of Festucalex cinctus isolate MCC-2025b chromosome 2, RoL_Fcin_1.0, whole genome shotgun sequence:
- the LOC144014963 gene encoding THAP domain-containing protein 2-like, whose translation MPQCVAYNCANKSGKGYGCTFHRFPKDEKMCNEWVQALRRKNFRAKPGVTLICSDHFLDADFDRSGQTTRLKQGVIPSLFKFPARFQKKLSERKPPANTHATPEPDVTAALMSQIKASNLIISLDHNYCLDISPQKVKRKLNIAMDTILSLKKKLKVTNQRTRRLRTKVKSLTTLLKDMNSKGMVSDDCAKILATAFLESFALTLSE comes from the exons ATGCCACAGTGTGTGGCATACAATTGTGCCAATAAGTCTGGAAAAGGCTACGGGTGCACGTTTCATCG ATTCCCAAAGGATGAAAAGATGTGCAACGAATGGGTCCAGGCATTGAGGAGGAAGAATTTCAGAGCGAAGCCCGGTGTCACATTAATCTGCAGCGACCATTTCCTGGACGCCGACTTCGACCGAAGTGGCCAGACAACGCGGCTCAAGCAAGGCGTGATACCTAGCCTCTTTAAATTTCCCGCACGTTTCCAAAAG AAATTATCGGAACGGAAACCACCGGCCAACACACACGCAACTCCTGAACCAGACGTCACGGCTGCATTAATGTCACAAATAAAAGCCTCTAATCTAATCATATCACTAGATCACAACTACTGCCTTGACATCAGCCCCCAAAAGGTGAAACGGAAGCTTAACATTGCGATGGATACGATCCTAAGCCTGAAGAAAAAACTTAAGGTTACTAATCAGAGAACGCGACGTTTGAGGACGAAGGTGAAAAGCTTAACGACCCTTTTGAAAGATATGAACAGTAAGGGAATGGTTTCAGATGATTGTGCCAAGATTCTGGCTACAGCGTTTCTGGAATCATTCGCTCTCACCTTGAGTGAGTGA
- the LOC144013768 gene encoding proliferation-associated protein 2G4-like, whose amino-acid sequence MSGDEEKPEQTVADDLVVTKYKMGAEIANQALKMVVEAAMAGVSVLSLCEKGDAFIMTESGKIFKKEKELKKGIAFPTCVSVNNCVCHHSPLKSDPDVVLKDGDLVKVDLGVHVDGFISNVAHSFVVGVTKEKPLTGRKADVMIAAHLCAEAALRLVKPGNKNTQVTEAWNKIAKSFKCSPIEGLLSHQLKQHVIDGEKTIIQNPTDQQRKDHEKAEFEVHEVYAVDVLISTGEGKAKDGGLRTTVYKRDPNKVYGLKMKTSRTFFSEMERRFDKMAFTLRAFEDEGKARLGVVECTKHELLQPFNVLQEKEGEFVAQFKFTVLLMANGPLRITNSLYEPELYKSENEVDDAELKTLLQSSASRKAQKKKKKKASKTVENVTGQSTETEAAEYVSPLNNL is encoded by the exons ATGTCTGGGGATGAAGAGAAACCGGAGCAGACCGTCGCCGATGACTTGGTGGTTACCAAGTATAAAATGGGAGCCGAGATCGCTAACC AGGCCCTGAAGATGGTGGTTGAGGCAGCTATGGCTGGCGTTTCAGTGCTCAGCCTTTGTGAAAAAGGAGATGCCTTCATCATGACAGAAAGTGGGAAAATCTTCAAGAAGGAGAAAGAGTTGAAGAAAG GTATCGCCTTTCCAACGTGTGTGTCGGTCAATAACTGCGTGTGCCATCATTCTCCACTCAAGAGTGACCCTGATGTCGTTCTTAAGGACGGAGACCTCGTCAAAGT TGATCTTGGCGTGCACGTGGATGGCTTTATCTCCAATGTGGCTCACAGCTTTGTTGTTGGTGTGACcaag GAGAAGCCCCTGACAGGCCGCAAGGCTGACGTGATGATCGCAGCTCATCTGTGCGCTGAGGCTGCCCTGCGCCTTGTCAAGCCAGGAAACAAG AACACACAGGTCACAGAGGCGTGGAACAAGATCGCAAAGTCATTTAAGTGCTCGCCAATTGAAG GCCTGCTGTCCCATCAGCTGAAACAGCACGTCATCGACGGAGAGAAAACGATCATCCAAAACCCAACGGACCAGCAGAG GAAGGACCATGAGAAGGCTGAGTTTGAGGTGCATGAAGTGTATGCAGTGGATGTGCTCATCAGCACTGGAGAGGGCAag GCAAAAGATGGCGGTCTGAGGACCACTGTTTACAAACGAGACCCAAACAAGGTGTACGGGTTAAAGATGAAGACCTCTCGGACGTTCTTCAGTGAGATGGAGAGACGGTTCGATAAAATGGCTTTCACGCTgag AGCATTTGAGGACGAGGGCAAAGCCAGGCTGGGCGTGGTGGAGTGTACCAAGCACGAGCTGCTGCAGCCGTTCAACGTTCTCCAGGAGAAGGAAG GTGAGTTTGTAGCGCAGTTCAAGTTCACTGTGCTGCTCATGGCCAACGGACCACTGCGAATCACAAACAGCCTCTATGAACCCGAACTATACAAGTCTGAGAACGAGGTGGACGACGCGGAGTTGAAG ACTTTGCTTCAAAGCTCAGCGAGTCGTAAGGcgcagaagaaaaagaaaaagaag GCCTCAAAGACTGTGGAGAATGTGACAGGACAGTCAACGGAGACGGAAGCTGCAGAATACGTATCACCATTGAATAATTTGTGA